The genomic stretch GGACCGTAACTGAGTGCTAGAGTCGCTCAGTTACGTCGTCACTCCAGTGTATTTCACCGTCGACCAGAAGCGGTGTCTCTTTCAATCGGAGAAAGTCCTCGAGCTGTTGGGGTGTCGCGGAGATCGATTCGATTCGTTTAGGGTGCAAGTAGTACGACTTGATAGGCTCTAAATGGGATGTAACGACACTCCCCTTTTTCGTCCCAGCGCCTTCGTAGGTTTCGAGCGAAACGGTGAGTTCGTCAGCACTGGCGGCATCGTCTATCTCGTCGTGAAACACGCACAGTGCTGGTACGCCGGTCGTTGGCTGAGCGATCGTCGTCGTTCCGTCGCCGACGATCTGATACTGGCCCGCGACGGTGCTTTCCTTTCGTGCGAGATTGAGCGCAGCGTAGAGTGAGAATCCGTGGTTCAAGAGGTGTGCGACAACGCTGCCGACGTTGATGGCTCCGTCGTTGACGACGTCGCCACGGGTCGTAATGCCACCAATACTTCCCGATTCGATCAAGTGAATCCCCTGTTCGTGGGATTGACAGGCGTTGAGGATGAACGCCTTCGCACCGACTTGGTCGACGGTCTCCGCGCTCAGGACGCCATCTGTACACTGAAACCCATCGGCGTCGATGTGGCCGATATAGTGGAAGAAGTCACCGTTGCTCGAGAGGATCGCCTCGAGTTCTGCGACGGTGACGTCGTAGGAGACGGTCACGTCGAAGGGAAGTTCCTCGTGAGTTCCGTAGACGCCGTTTACGGTCTCGAGTTCGTCTGACATCCGCTCGTCGGTGCAGACGACGTCGATCTCGATTGGATCCGCTCCAGGTCGTCGATCGACGTTGTTGTAAAATGCCGAGAGCGGTGTCGTACTCCGGAGCGCACTCTCGCTTGCGCGCTGCCACACCTGCTGTACTGTCTTTCCCGTCGTCGGAATATTCTCACTCGAGGACTCGGTTCCACCACGTTCGTGGCGATTGTCGGTGGTTCCCGACCGAGTGAAGTCAGCAACTGCCCGTCGCTGTTGTGTCGACGTAGATCGCTGCGTGACGTCGTTATCGGTCGTCTGGACGAGTGCGAGGTCGTTCGCGATAAACGGGAGGAACGGGGCCCGATCTGGAGTTGGACGACAGTGGACCTCGAGGCGCCACTCGGGAATGTGGTCTGCGATCACCGAATGCGGGACCTCGAGGTAGCGTTCGAGTTGCACCGCCAGTGGCTCGTCGTAGAGTGCGTCGATATCGAACGGGAGATGGGATTCGACGGCCGGCCGCTCGGCGAGGGGCAGCGGGGTGATTCCCGCCGTCCGAACGATGCAATCGAGGAAGAACACGTGCTTCAACACCCGCCCGACCGTTCGTTCGAAGGATTCCCCCGTATCGAGTGGATACTCGAAGCCGCGGTCGGTAGTGAGTTGTGGGCTGGGACCGGGGACGACCGACGCGCCGAGATAGTATGCCAGTGACACCACTGGAAACAGCTGTCGGTGTGTGGGCTGTATTGCAATTTCCACGCCCGTGTCCGGTGTGTCGAGCGAGTCTGGAATCGCTACTTCGTCACCGATCTTCAGTGAGGGCGGATGTCCACGAAGGGTTGGATACGATCGATCGGCCTCGAGCGTCTTCAGTGCGGACCCGAATGCGGAGACGGCCGTCATGACGTCCGTCGGTGCTGTCGTCGTCGTGATCTGTTGTGCTGGGCGCGTGTGATACGACCGGGCACCGACGACGACGCGCGTTTCGTCGCCAAAGGCGATGTGTGTTTGATCCGCGTCGAAGTAGACGTACGCACTCCCCGTTGCCTCGAGGTAGATTTTCAGGGAGGCGGAGAGTTCGAGTGTGTACTGTCCGGCAGGCATCGACGTCGGGTTCGGCGGTTTCGCCTCGGCGACCATCGCGCCACTCTCGTCTCGGATGTAGACGTGCTTGTTCGTCGGGAGCGTGATCGTGTTCGTCGATATCTCGACCGCTGCATCGACCGGATACTCGAGACGACCAGTGCGTACGGGTGTTGGCGACACCGTCGTCTGTGTCGTGAGCCGATAGCGATGTCGCTCGATCGGATCGATAATGACGATTCCATCGTTGGTCCGTTTGAACTTCGGTTTCATGGCGAGGACGATTCGGACTGGCGTCGTGCTGGTGCACAGTAGACGACTCGGGTGGTGGTGCGGCGACTACTCGCGCGAGATCCAACCGGAACTGCGGTTACCCTCGTTGATCGACCACTGTTCTTGGAACGCTCCGTCTCGTTCGCGAAGCTCGACGACGATGTCAAACAGTGGTTCGAGAAGGGAGACGGCGTCTGCGTCGCGCTCGAGTGGGAGGTGATAGTGGATCATGCCGCTTGAGTCCTGTACTTTGCCGGTGGTCAGATGCACGAACTTGAAAACACGTTCGACGCCGTATTCCTCGAGCAGTGGCACCAGTGAGTCGACACCGACGCGGAGGGCTGCGGGTTCGAATCCGTCGTTGCTCGCCTCGAGCGTGTCGACCGCCCTCGATATTTCGACGGCGAGGTCGGTAAGTGACGTCGTTCTCGCGGGTGTTTGCTCGAGCGCAGGCGACGAACGTTCCTCGAACGTAGACTCGTTGTTGTCGGTACTGACGCTCCGGGCGTGTGTTTCGTAGCTGATGAGTTCGAGGGGGTCGGACGACAGTTGCGCTGCGTCGAGCACGTCGGTGGTTCGGTACGGTCGGCCGAGGGTAGAGACCAGAACACGATGGCGTGACTGGGCAGCCGATTGGCCCAGGAGACGGTGACAAATATCTCGGCGGTAGTCAGTATCGACGGCACCGACGACGAGGACGCTTGCACCCGAACGTTTCAGTTGTGACAACGTTTTGGTAAACTTCCCCTCGCTGGTCGTCTCACCCCAGCTGTCTCGCGAACTCATCGATATATTCCACACATCGGCGGGTGGAACATTAAATGTTCGGGCTCGTTGGGACAGTGTGTCCGTTTGTGAGCCTGTCTCGATCGTTTCGGAGCGTTCGTGAAACACGACGTCTTGTCGAACAGACAGAAATGCAGAGCGGGTGTGACGGACGGAGACCGGTTTCGGTCGGAGGGCGTCACTTTCAGCAGGTGCGAAACGGCGGTTACTCTCCTGTGACTCCACCGTTATCGACGTATGCGCGGGTCGCATCGACGAGCATCTGTCGATACGTACTCGAGTCCGGATTCGCGACGAGTTCGCGAAAGCGGCGTTTGAACCCCTCGAAGTCGACGCTCGGCGCGTCCATCGCGGCGGCGTACGCGAGATCGTACAGTCGGTGGTCGTCCTCGACGAGGTCGTGACGTTCGGCCAGTGCGAGCGCGAACGCGGCGTTGACGGCCGTGATATCCGGATCTGCACTCGCAGAGCGGCGCGTGAGTCCTGACCGAGACGGCGTCTCGGGTCGGTCGGCGACGGCCATCGCGAGGCTGGACTCGAGGAACGACAGGAGTTTTTCGCCGGGACCGACGGTGAGCGTGATGTCGTCGGCGTAGATATCCTTCATGTGATTTGCGATCTGGTAGCAATGCGAGAGCTTTCGGCGCTCGACGCTCTTGCCGGCCAACCCGAGGTAGAGAACCTCTTCTGTCGATTGAGTGTGGGAAGGGTGGGCCTGCTCGTACCTGGCCATATGGGAGAACTCGTGAAGGGCAAGTTCGCGAGCCATCGCGCTCGAGGCGGCTTGCTTCGAGATGTTCAGGACGTGTCGGTCGTCGTAGTGTCCGGCCCAGGTTCGTTCGTCTGGGTCGTCTCGGAGGTGGACGTGGACGGGCAACGAGAGATCGTGTTCCGTTTCGAAGAGGTCACGGGCCCCGAGGAACGGAGAAGTCGGCCCTGCACCCTGTACGCGGAGATCCATGGGTATCTGTATCACGTTCTGCCGCCCTATGTCTTTTGCGCTCGTACTGTCCGATTACTGATGGGTAAGTGGTCGTTCCTCGACGTTGTATTCACGCGTTCGAATCCCGTCGTTTCGTCTTTACAGGCTGCATGTTATTCACTCACCCAGATTGGAAATTATGGCGTAACGTGCGCGAATCCGACGGATTCGAGCGGCGACGAAACACTACCCTTTTGACCCCGCTACCGATAATAGGATGTATATGGGCCGACGCAAGAAAATCGTCCAAGAGTGTGAACGGTTGATGGACGAACCGGAGAACATCCGGAACATCGCCATCGCCGCTCACGTCGATCACGGAAAAACAACCCTTTCTGACAATCTCCTCGCTGGTGCCGGCATGATCTCCGACGAGACTGCCGGCGAACAGCTCGCGATGGACACGGAAGAAGACGAACAAGAACGTGGGATCACCATCGACGCGGCGAACGTTTCGATGACCCACGAGTACGAGGATACCAACCACCTCATCAACCTCATCGACACGCCCGGCCACGTCGACTTCGGTGGCGACGTGACCCGTGCGATGCGCGCCGTCGACGGTGCGCTCGTCGTCGTCGACGCCGTCGAGGGTGCCATGCCACAGACCGAAACGGTTCTGCGACAGGCACTCCGCGAGGGCGTCAAGCCGACCCTGTTCATCAACAAGGTCGACCGTCTGATCTCCGAACTGCAGGAAGGTCCCGAGGAGATGCAACAGCGCCTCGTCTCGGTCATCAACGACGTCAACGAACTCATTCGTGGCATGACCGAGGAGATGGACGACATCGACGACTGGACCGTCTCCGTCGAGGACGGCACCGTCGGCTTCGGTTCCGCACTGTACAAGTGGGGTGTCTCGATGCCGTCGATGCAGGCCACCGGCATGGACTTCGCCGAGATCATGGAACTCGAGCGCGCCGACAAGCGCCAGAAACTCCACGAGAAGACGCCGCTGTCGGACGTCGTACTCGACATGGTCTGTGAGCACTTCCCGAACCCCGTCGACGCGCAGCCACGGCGTATCCCACGCATCTGGCGTGGTGACGACGAATCTGAACTCGCAGAGGGCATGCGCCTCGTCGACGAATCCGGCGAGGTCGTCTTCATGGTCACCGACATCGGGATGGACCCACACGCCGGCGAAATCGCCTCCGGTCGTGTCTTCTCGGGAACGCTCGAGAAGGGCCAGGAGCTCTACGTCTCCGGGACCGCGGGCAAGAACCGCGTCCAGTCCGTCGGGATCTACATGGGTGGCGAGCGCGAGGAAGTCGACAACGTTCCCGCGGGGAACATCGCAGCCGTCACCGGCCTGCGAGACGCCATCGCGGGCTCGACGGTCTCTTCCGTCGAGATGACGCCGTTCGAGTCGATCGAGCACATCTCGGAACCGGTCATTACAAAGAGCGTCGAGGCCCAGACGATGGACGACCTCCCAAAGCTCATCGAGACGCTGCGCCAGGTCTCCAAGGAGGACCCGACGATCCAGATTACGATCAACGAGGACACCGGCGAGCACCTGATCTCCGGACAGGGTGAACTCCACCTCGAGGTCATCACCCAGCGTATCGAGAAGAACCAGGGCATTCCGGTCAACACCGGTGAACCGATCGTCGTCTACCGCGAGCAGTCCCAGCAGCCAAGCGACGAGATCGAAGGCATCTCGCCGAACCGCCACAACCGTTTCTACGTCTCCGTCGAGCCGATGTCGGACGAACTCGTCGACACGATCAAGCTGGGCGAGGCGTCGATGGACATGCCAGAGCAGGAGCGTCGAGAGGCTCTGCAAGAGGCCGGCATGGACAAAGACGACTCCCAGGAAGTCGAGCACATCCACGGGACGAACATCCTCATCGACGATACGAAGGGGATTCAGCACCTGAACGAGACGATGGAACTCGTGATCGAGGGATTCGAGGACGCCCTCGACAACGGGCCGCTCGCGAACGAGCCGGTTCAGGGGACCCTCATTCGACTCCACGACGCTCGACTCCACGAGGACACCATTCACCGCGGCCCGGCACAGGTCATTCCGGCAACCCGAAACGCGCTCCACAAGGCGCTGATCGACGGGAGGATCAAGCTGCTCGAGCCGATGCAGGACGCTCGTATCGACGTGCCAAACGACCACATGGGTGCCGCCTCCGGCGAGATCCAGGGTCGACGTGGCCGCGTCGACGACATGTACCAGGAGGGTGACCTCATGGTCGTCGAGGGTATCGCACCCGTCGACGAGATGATCGGCTTCGCGAGCGACATCCGCTCCGCGACCGAAGGTCGCGCCGCCTGGAACACCGAGAACGCCGGCTTCGAGGTCATGTCCGACTCCCTCCAGCGCGAAAAGATCATGGAGATCCGCGAGCGCAAGGGCATGAAGCTCGAGTTGCCGCCGAGTATCGACTACATCTAAGGCCCGTTTTTCTCTTCGAGTGCGCTTCGCGCACCGTTTTTGCCACGCCAGTCAGCACCTGCCCTCGAGCACGGCGTTCGTGTTCACCTTCGGACGTTCGCGAATCGTTGGGTGCAGTACTGACCCGTCGCCGATAGTCGACGGTTCGTTCGGTTGTCTCTCTTAGGCTGACCCGCTCCAACCGAGTTGGTAGTCAGGGTTCTGGCGGGTGAGTTGACCAATCCACCTCACTATGGGCGCTTCGTTCATGCTCAACTCGAGTCGAGGACGAACGCCAGCCACTGCTCGTCGCTTCGGTACTCGAGTGACCGTGGCCATGACACAGCGGTGGTTAGGTCGTCCGACATTCGGATAGCGATCGAACCGGTGAGAAGATTGTTACTGTGTTCGACAGGAACGCTCGTCGTCGACCGGGGCGAAATGAGTTACTCTCGTTCGCCCGCACCGAGTGCGGCCTCGCCGACCTTCTCGTGGCCCTCGATGACCTCCTGGCCGCCCATGTACGGCCGCAACGGTTCGGGGATCGTCACCGTGCCGTCGTCGTTCTGGTAGTACTCGAGGATCGCGACCATCACGCGGGGGAGTGCGAGCCCCGAGGCGTTCAGGGTGTGGAGGTACTCGGCCGACTCGTGGCGCTCAGGGCGATAGCGCAGCCCGGCGCGTCGGGCCTGAAAGTCCTCGAAGTTCGACGCGCTCGAGACCTCGAGCCAGCGGCCGCCTTCTTCGGGGCCGACATCCATGTCGTCGCCGGGGGCCCAGATTTCGATGTCGTAGGTCTTCGCGCTCGCGAAGGTCAGGTCGCCGGTACAGAGTTCGAGGATGCGATACGGAAGTTCCAGTCGGCGCAGGACTTCTTCGGCTTCCGAGAGGAGCTCCTCGAGTCGGTCATAGCTTTCCTCGGGTTCGACGAAGTTGACGAGTTCGACCTTGTTGAACTGGTGGACGCGGACGATGCCGCGGGTTTCGGTGCCGTGTTCGCCGGCCTCCCGGCGGAAATTCGGGGTGTAGGCCTGGTGTTTGAGCGGGAGGTCGTCTTTGAGGAGGATCTCGTCGGCGTACATGTTGGTGACGGGAACCTCCGCGGTCGGACAGAGCCAGAGGTCGTCGTCGTCGTAGTCCTCTTCGTTGCTGGCGCCCAGTCGGTAGGCGTCGTCCGCGAACTTCGGGAGCTGGCCGGTGCCGCGCATCGATTCGCTCGAGACGGGAATCGGCGGGAAGAGATCGACGTACTCCTGCTCGCGGTGGACGTCCATCATGAACTGGACGAGGGCGTGCTCGAGTCGTGCGCCGTCGCCTTTGAGGAAGTAAAAGCCAGAGCCCGTCGTCTTCGCGCCGCGGCCTTCGTCGATGATGTCGAGATTCTCGCCGAGTTCGTAGTGGGGGGTGATTTCGTCGGCGTCGACGCGGAGGTCCTCGAAGCCCCAGCGCCGGTCCTCGACGTTGTGGCGCTCGTCGACCCCTTTCGGGACGCTTTCGTCTGGGAGTTGGGGAACCTCGAGCATTCGCTCGTCGAGTTCCTCGCGCAACTCGGCGGCTTCGGCTTCGACGTCCTCGATTTCGGCTTTCAGCTCCTTCGACTGGGTGATCGCCTCGTCCTTTTCGTCCTGTTTGCCGTCGGCGACTAATTCGCCAATTCGTTGGGTGACCTGATTGCGCTCGTGGCGCAGTTCGTCACCGCGAGCTTTCAGTTCTCGCCACCGTTCGTCGATCTCGAGGAGGTCGTCGAGGTCGACGTCTGCACCGCGGGCCTCGAGCGCGTCGCGTACCTCTTGGGGGTTCTCGCGAAGATAAGTCCGGTCGAGCATTGCTCGTGGCTTCTTCGTGGCGGGGCAAAACCGTGTCGGAAGGCAGTTCTAGTGGCGATTGTCGCAGTTGGTGAAAATCCGGGGCGAATATGGCGAGTCGCGGGAAACGCTTTTTTCGGTACGGGACGGGGTTTCGCGTATGGACCCGCTCGAGGGCGAAGCGTCGTCGGCATCGGTCGAGTACGAGCCCGTCAGCGTCAAGGACGTCCTCGTCGAGATGAAAGACACCGCAGAGTTGCTCATCGACCTCTCGTATTCGGCCGTCCTTCACCGAAACGCGGACCTCGCACACGAAGTATTGCGCTTAGAAGAGCGAATGAACGTCCTCGAGCTTCGCGCGCGGATGAGCCTTATGATGGCCGTCCGGAAGCCGGCGGACGCTGAAGAACTCGCGCCGGTGTTAGGGATCGTCGCGGCAACGGACTCGATCAGCGATGCGGCCGGCGACATCGCGAAGATCGTCTTAGAGGAGATGGGACTGCCCGATGCGATGCGGGCGGCGCTTCCGGAAGCCGCCGAAACCCTCGTTCGAGGCGTCGTCGACCCGAACTCCGCGTACGCAGGTCGAACGCTCGCGGATATCGACCTCGAGTCCGAAACGGGCGTTCGCGTGATTGCCCTCCGTCGCGGGGACGAGTGGCTGCTCAATCCCGGGCCGGAGACGACCATCGAGGGAGATGACGTCGCGCTCCTTCGCGGACCCGACCCGGCGATCGGTGAGGTCTGTACGGAACTCACCGGTGAGACGTTCGAGCCCCCGACGATCGACGACCCGGGTATTCCGGATCTCGAGCGAGCGGTCGATACGATCGTCCACATGAAGAACCTCTCCGAGCTAGCGGTCGATCTGGCTTACAGCAGCGTCTTGTTCGACAGCGCAGAGTTAGCAGAGGAAGTTCGTAACCTCGAGGTCGAAGTCGACGCGATGCAGTCACGATTCGAGGCGTGGACGTTGCGCGCGGCCGCAGATGCGGACAATCCGGTTGTCTTGCGTGGGCTCATTCGCCTCGGAACCAGCACGGAGGTAATAAGCGACGCGGCGGTCGACATCAGCGAGGGCGTCCTTCGGGATATCGACGTCCACCCGGTCGTCCAGCAGGCGGTTCAAGAGAGCGACGAGATCATTACGCGAGTCGAGGTCAAACCCGAGAGCGAACTCGACGGGACCGCTGTGGTCGCGGGCGTTCCCGACGTCGAGTCGACGATGTCGGTGATCGCGATTCGCCGTCCCGGTGACGGCTGGCTGTTGGTCGCGGACTCGGACGCCGAACTGCGCGGCGGCGACGTGCTCATCTCGAAAGGAACGCGGACGGCTGCGGACGCCTTCGACGCGCTCTCGACGGTCTGAGTCGCTTTCACAGTCGCGTATCTGTCCTGCCGACTGTTGTTTACGTACTTGCGCGTTCACGGCTCGCGTACTCGCGCGTTCGCATCTCACGTGTTCGTCGTGAGAATCGCGACCAACTCGAGGTAGACGAGCGCCCCGAGGAGGGCGACGGCGATGGCGACGAGGAGGGGGACGCCGGTTTTTACGGCGAGTGGGACGCGACTCGTTTGAAACGACGGAATCATGCGTTTCCTCGCTCGGCGAGCTGTCGGTGTCCTTGTCCTCGACTGTCGGTGCGTCGGTGATCGTCGGCGCGCTGGTGGTTGATGACGCGTGCGTGCGGGCGGACTCGAGTCGCTCGTTCGTGATGAGTGGTGACGTGTGAGGCCATACCATGTGGCCAACAGCATGCTATTTGAATCTCAGTCAGACGCCTGACAGACGGCCACTCAGTCCCGGAATACGCCCGTCTCAACGGGGAAGTTACGGTTCGAGTCGCTTAGAATCCGAGGACGCTTGCGGAAACGCC from Natronorubrum sediminis encodes the following:
- a CDS encoding DUF7504 family protein translates to MSSRDSWGETTSEGKFTKTLSQLKRSGASVLVVGAVDTDYRRDICHRLLGQSAAQSRHRVLVSTLGRPYRTTDVLDAAQLSSDPLELISYETHARSVSTDNNESTFEERSSPALEQTPARTTSLTDLAVEISRAVDTLEASNDGFEPAALRVGVDSLVPLLEEYGVERVFKFVHLTTGKVQDSSGMIHYHLPLERDADAVSLLEPLFDIVVELRERDGAFQEQWSINEGNRSSGWISRE
- a CDS encoding DUF5781 family protein; translated protein: MDLRVQGAGPTSPFLGARDLFETEHDLSLPVHVHLRDDPDERTWAGHYDDRHVLNISKQAASSAMARELALHEFSHMARYEQAHPSHTQSTEEVLYLGLAGKSVERRKLSHCYQIANHMKDIYADDITLTVGPGEKLLSFLESSLAMAVADRPETPSRSGLTRRSASADPDITAVNAAFALALAERHDLVEDDHRLYDLAYAAAMDAPSVDFEGFKRRFRELVANPDSSTYRQMLVDATRAYVDNGGVTGE
- a CDS encoding elongation factor EF-2 translates to MGRRKKIVQECERLMDEPENIRNIAIAAHVDHGKTTLSDNLLAGAGMISDETAGEQLAMDTEEDEQERGITIDAANVSMTHEYEDTNHLINLIDTPGHVDFGGDVTRAMRAVDGALVVVDAVEGAMPQTETVLRQALREGVKPTLFINKVDRLISELQEGPEEMQQRLVSVINDVNELIRGMTEEMDDIDDWTVSVEDGTVGFGSALYKWGVSMPSMQATGMDFAEIMELERADKRQKLHEKTPLSDVVLDMVCEHFPNPVDAQPRRIPRIWRGDDESELAEGMRLVDESGEVVFMVTDIGMDPHAGEIASGRVFSGTLEKGQELYVSGTAGKNRVQSVGIYMGGEREEVDNVPAGNIAAVTGLRDAIAGSTVSSVEMTPFESIEHISEPVITKSVEAQTMDDLPKLIETLRQVSKEDPTIQITINEDTGEHLISGQGELHLEVITQRIEKNQGIPVNTGEPIVVYREQSQQPSDEIEGISPNRHNRFYVSVEPMSDELVDTIKLGEASMDMPEQERREALQEAGMDKDDSQEVEHIHGTNILIDDTKGIQHLNETMELVIEGFEDALDNGPLANEPVQGTLIRLHDARLHEDTIHRGPAQVIPATRNALHKALIDGRIKLLEPMQDARIDVPNDHMGAASGEIQGRRGRVDDMYQEGDLMVVEGIAPVDEMIGFASDIRSATEGRAAWNTENAGFEVMSDSLQREKIMEIRERKGMKLELPPSIDYI
- the serS gene encoding serine--tRNA ligase; translated protein: MLDRTYLRENPQEVRDALEARGADVDLDDLLEIDERWRELKARGDELRHERNQVTQRIGELVADGKQDEKDEAITQSKELKAEIEDVEAEAAELREELDERMLEVPQLPDESVPKGVDERHNVEDRRWGFEDLRVDADEITPHYELGENLDIIDEGRGAKTTGSGFYFLKGDGARLEHALVQFMMDVHREQEYVDLFPPIPVSSESMRGTGQLPKFADDAYRLGASNEEDYDDDDLWLCPTAEVPVTNMYADEILLKDDLPLKHQAYTPNFRREAGEHGTETRGIVRVHQFNKVELVNFVEPEESYDRLEELLSEAEEVLRRLELPYRILELCTGDLTFASAKTYDIEIWAPGDDMDVGPEEGGRWLEVSSASNFEDFQARRAGLRYRPERHESAEYLHTLNASGLALPRVMVAILEYYQNDDGTVTIPEPLRPYMGGQEVIEGHEKVGEAALGAGERE
- a CDS encoding potassium channel family protein — its product is MDPLEGEASSASVEYEPVSVKDVLVEMKDTAELLIDLSYSAVLHRNADLAHEVLRLEERMNVLELRARMSLMMAVRKPADAEELAPVLGIVAATDSISDAAGDIAKIVLEEMGLPDAMRAALPEAAETLVRGVVDPNSAYAGRTLADIDLESETGVRVIALRRGDEWLLNPGPETTIEGDDVALLRGPDPAIGEVCTELTGETFEPPTIDDPGIPDLERAVDTIVHMKNLSELAVDLAYSSVLFDSAELAEEVRNLEVEVDAMQSRFEAWTLRAAADADNPVVLRGLIRLGTSTEVISDAAVDISEGVLRDIDVHPVVQQAVQESDEIITRVEVKPESELDGTAVVAGVPDVESTMSVIAIRRPGDGWLLVADSDAELRGGDVLISKGTRTAADAFDALSTV